The following proteins come from a genomic window of Miscanthus floridulus cultivar M001 chromosome 2, ASM1932011v1, whole genome shotgun sequence:
- the LOC136538726 gene encoding receptor-like serine/threonine-protein kinase SD1-8 produces the protein MTSWRAAGDSSPGDYTFRLNPRGSPELLLYRRSARTYGSGPWNGYQFTGVPNLRSNGLLTFRFVATRDEAYYSYGVVDSAAAPLTRFALNSSGQIQRLMWIDMTRSWSVFWSYPLDECDGYRACGPYGVCSVDAQPVCGCVSGIDPLLPRLVGAQGRLRWVQATLRTSTAPATCPSANATVDMPLGLDECRQSCLRNCACRAYASANVSSPGARGCFMWTGDLLDMRQFGNAGQNLFVRLAASDLPLSSSSADTDARTKRLVEIIVPSVAAPGAAASWTLLHLCHEDETAQEGEGSYPPGVAEKRAEAEHTVRTKEPDCCID, from the exons ATGACATCATGGCGCGCCGCGGGGGACTCGTCCCCGGGGGACTACACCTTCCGCCTCAACCCGCGGGGGTCCCCGGAGCTCCTCCTGTACCGCCGGTCGGCGCGCACCTACGGCAGCGGGCCGTGGAACGGGTACCAGTTCACGGGGGTGCCCAACCTCAGGTCCAACGGCCTCCTCACCTTCCGCTTCGTCGCCACGCGCGACGAGGCCTACTACAGCTACGGCGTCGTCGacagcgccgccgcgccgctcACGCGGTTCGCGCTCAATTCGTCGGGGCAGATCCAGCGGCTCATGTGGATCGACATGACCCGGTCCTGGAGCGTCTTCTGGTCCTACCCGCTCGACGAGTGCGACGGCTACCGCGCCTGCGGGCCCTACGGCGTCTGCAGCGTCGATGCGCAACCGGTCTGCGGCTGCGTGTCGGGCATCGACCCGCTGCTTCCCCGCCTAGTGGGCGCTCAGGGACGGCTCCGGTGGGTGCAGGCGACGCTACGGACCTCAACTGCACCGGCGACATGTCCCTCGGCCAACGCCACCGTCGACATGCCCCTCGGCCTTGACGAGTGCCGGCAGAGCTGCCTCAGGAACTGCGCGTGCCGGGCCTACGCCAGCGCCAATGTCAGCAGCCCCGGGGCGAGGGGCTGCTTCATGTGGACCGGCGACCTTCTCGACATGAGGCAGTTTGGCAATGCCGGACAGAATCTCTTCGTCCGGCTTGCGGCATCAGATCTAC CTCTCAGCTCTTCCTCAGCAGACACGGATGCGCGAACGAAGAGGCTCGTCGAGATCATCGTCCCATCGGTTGCTGCACCTGGTGCTGCTGCTAGCTGGACTCTACTACATTTGTGCCATGAAGATGAAACGGCGCAGGAAGGAGAAGGAAGCTATCCCCCTGGCGTTGCTGAGAAACGCGCAGAGGCAGAGCACACCGTTCGGACGAAGGAACCAGATTGCTGCATCGACTGA